From a single Oscillospiraceae bacterium genomic region:
- a CDS encoding DUF1854 domain-containing protein, whose product MSTKPNTIEQDEEIAKQQAKVEELLTVRYLTPDNAAFVRTDGGFVSLEIVGASNMRPKPDAEEADCKEEKYDRVNFFRAFPFSDPDRYVSVREADTKAREIGIIQEMNAFSEDVQTMLREQMNLRYFTPTITRVFDVKVEYGYAYWDVMTDRGPCKFTMNSGSIPHLSDVRLLISDIDGNRFEIKDFTKLPQKDVKKLDLFL is encoded by the coding sequence ATGTCAACCAAACCAAACACTATTGAACAAGACGAAGAAATCGCCAAACAGCAGGCCAAAGTCGAAGAGCTCTTGACCGTACGCTATCTAACGCCGGACAATGCGGCGTTTGTGCGCACCGACGGCGGCTTTGTGTCGCTTGAAATTGTGGGAGCAAGCAATATGCGCCCCAAGCCTGACGCCGAGGAAGCCGACTGTAAAGAAGAAAAATATGACCGTGTCAATTTCTTTCGCGCCTTTCCATTCAGCGATCCTGATCGCTATGTATCTGTTCGCGAAGCTGATACTAAGGCACGGGAAATCGGCATTATCCAAGAGATGAATGCATTTTCTGAGGACGTGCAAACCATGCTGCGTGAGCAGATGAATTTGCGTTACTTTACACCGACCATCACGCGCGTATTTGATGTCAAAGTCGAATACGGCTATGCGTACTGGGATGTCATGACCGATCGTGGGCCGTGTAAATTTACTATGAACAGCGGCTCTATTCCGCATTTGAGTGATGTACGCCTGCTCATCAGCGACATCGATGGCAACCGGTTCGAGATTAAAGATTTCACCAAACTACCGCAAAAAGATGTCAAGAAGTTAGATTTGTTTTTGTAA
- the lepA gene encoding translation elongation factor 4, which yields MPNHIRNFCIIAHIDHGKSTLADRLIELCDGVAARDMESQLLDNMDLERERGITIKARAVRLHYNALDGETYELHLIDTPGHVDFNYEVSRSLAACEGAVLIVDAAQGIEAQTLANTYLAMEHDLEIVPVINKIDLPAADPDAAAQEIEDVIGLPALDAPRISAKNKVNIREVLECVVKEIPPPTGDAAAPLQALIFDSQYDSYRGVVVLIRVMQGTLKTGMTIRMMATGAEFTVVDTGYMTPLDYKSTGELKAGQVGYVTASIKTVRDTRVGDTVTDANNPAAAPLSGYKKVQPMVYCGIYPAEGDKYTDLRDALDKLQLNDAALSFEPESSVALGQGFRCGFLGLLHMEVIQERLEREYDIDLVYTAPSVIYHIIKTDGSDAWIDNPLHYPDPSHIASAEEPFVKATIITPHDTVGVIMELCQERRGIFKDMKYLDPAGEGKQGGRVEMHYELPLNEIVYDFFDVLKSRTRGYASLDYEMIGYRPSQLVKLDLLLNGDVVDAMSFIVHADKAQARARRIAEKLREHIPRQLFEVPIQVAIGGKIIARETVRAVRKDVLAKCYGGDITRKKKLLEKQKKGKKRMRQVGSVEVPQEAFMAVLKLDE from the coding sequence ATGCCCAACCATATCCGTAATTTCTGCATTATCGCCCACATCGACCATGGAAAGTCAACTCTGGCCGACAGGCTCATCGAGCTCTGCGACGGTGTTGCCGCGCGCGACATGGAAAGTCAATTGCTCGACAATATGGATTTAGAGCGCGAACGCGGCATTACCATCAAAGCGCGCGCCGTGCGCCTGCACTACAATGCTCTTGACGGCGAAACATACGAGTTGCACTTGATTGACACGCCGGGGCACGTTGACTTCAACTACGAAGTCAGCCGCAGTCTGGCCGCTTGCGAGGGCGCGGTGCTGATTGTCGACGCCGCGCAAGGCATTGAGGCACAGACGCTGGCAAACACGTATCTGGCGATGGAGCACGACTTGGAAATCGTGCCCGTCATCAATAAAATTGACCTACCTGCCGCCGATCCCGATGCCGCTGCACAGGAAATCGAGGATGTCATCGGCCTGCCTGCTCTCGACGCGCCGCGCATTTCGGCCAAAAATAAAGTCAATATTCGAGAAGTGCTCGAATGCGTCGTCAAAGAAATACCGCCGCCGACCGGCGATGCCGCCGCGCCCTTGCAAGCCCTCATTTTCGACAGTCAATACGACAGCTACCGTGGTGTTGTTGTGCTCATTCGCGTTATGCAAGGCACGTTGAAAACCGGCATGACCATCCGCATGATGGCAACTGGTGCCGAGTTCACTGTTGTTGACACCGGCTATATGACGCCGTTGGACTATAAGTCAACAGGTGAGCTCAAGGCCGGGCAAGTCGGCTACGTCACAGCATCAATTAAAACCGTCCGTGACACACGCGTAGGCGATACGGTTACGGATGCCAATAATCCCGCCGCTGCACCGCTGAGCGGCTACAAAAAAGTCCAACCGATGGTTTACTGCGGCATTTATCCTGCCGAGGGTGATAAATACACAGATCTGCGTGACGCGTTGGATAAACTGCAACTCAACGATGCGGCGTTATCTTTTGAGCCCGAGTCATCGGTGGCGCTGGGACAAGGTTTCCGCTGCGGATTTTTGGGGTTGTTGCACATGGAAGTCATCCAAGAACGTTTAGAGCGCGAATATGACATTGATTTGGTCTATACCGCGCCGTCAGTTATCTATCACATCATCAAAACCGACGGCAGCGATGCTTGGATCGATAACCCGTTGCATTACCCTGACCCGTCACACATCGCCAGCGCCGAAGAGCCGTTTGTCAAAGCCACAATTATCACGCCGCACGATACCGTCGGCGTCATTATGGAGTTGTGCCAAGAGCGGCGCGGCATTTTTAAAGATATGAAGTACCTCGACCCTGCCGGAGAAGGTAAACAAGGCGGCCGTGTCGAAATGCACTACGAGCTGCCGCTCAACGAAATCGTTTACGATTTCTTCGATGTGCTGAAATCGCGCACCCGTGGGTACGCTTCACTCGACTATGAGATGATCGGCTATCGCCCGTCGCAACTGGTCAAACTTGATCTGCTGCTCAACGGTGATGTTGTCGACGCCATGAGCTTTATCGTACACGCCGATAAAGCGCAAGCCCGTGCCCGCCGCATCGCTGAAAAACTGCGTGAACATATTCCGCGGCAGTTGTTTGAAGTGCCCATTCAAGTCGCTATCGGCGGCAAAATTATCGCTCGCGAAACAGTCAGAGCTGTCCGCAAAGACGTGTTGGCAAAATGCTACGGTGGTGACATTACACGTAAGAAAAAGCTGTTGGAAAAGCAAAAAAAGGGCAAAAAGCGCATGCGCCAAGTCGGCAGTGTAGAAGTGCCGCAAGAGGCGTTTATGGCAGTTTTAAAGTTAGATGAATAG